GCAGGTCACCGCCGTGCAGGGCGAAACGACCGGCGCGGTTCAGGGCATTCAGTCGATCTGTGCGACGATCCAACAGGTCGACGAAATCTCGGCCGCGATCGCGGCCGCCGTCGTCCAGCAGGGCACGGCGACCCAGGAGATCGCGCAGAACGTCCAGCAGGCAGCGGCCCGCACCGGCGAGGTCTCGCAAAACATCTCCGGCGTCACCGCCGGAATCGCCGCGACGGGAACGGCGGCGGAGGACGTGCTGAGCTCGGCGATCGAGTTGTCCAAGCAATCGCAACGGATGCGCGACGAGGTCGATCGCTTCCTCGCGCACATCCGCGCAGCGTAGGTCAAGAAGGCTCGCGCTTCGCGCGCCCCGGGACGACGACTTACGATTTGCCACCCACCATCACGTCGATCGCGCCGTTGACGATCGCTTCCAGCTCCTTGCGCGGCACGCGGGCGCGGGAGCGGATGGCGATCGAATGGACGGTGGCGGAGGCGAGCTGCGCCAGCGTGGCCGGATCCGCCGTCTCGGGCAATTCGCCCTTCTCCTTCGCCCTTCGGAAGCAATTGGCAAAGGCCTTGTCGAGCTCGGTGAGCCCGTCGAGCACCATCGCGCGGATCTCGGGATCGCCAACGGCTTCGGAGGCTGCGGTCACCACGGTGAAGCAGCCGCGTGGACCGGTGTCGCCGGAGAGATAAATGTTCAGCGCCGAGGCGAAGATGCGCTCCAGCCGCTGGCGCAGCGGCATCTCCTGGCGAAAGATCGCCACCATCGATGCGCGCGCCTCCTCGCGATAGCGCTGATAGCTCTTGATATAGAGCTCGCGCTTGTCGCCGAAGGCGCCATAGAGGCTCGGCCGATTCATGCCGGTCGCTTCGCTGAGATCATCGAGCGAGGTCGCTGCAAAACCCTGCTTGCGGAACAGGTCGAGCGCCTTGCCGAGCGCGACGTCGGGCTCATAGGCGCGTGGCCGGCCGCGCCGCTTGGGCTGTTCGGGTGCCGCAGTCGAACTTTTCGATTTTTGTACCATTTCGCAAAATAATCCTTGACCCGACTTATATTATGCAAGACAGTACAAAAATCAATCTGGCCAGATTGAGCGACATCCCAAGGAATTGCCCAAGGAGGCTACAGATGGACCTTTATTTCTCGCCGCTCGCCTGTTCGATGGCGACCCGCGTCGCGCTGTATGAAGCCGGCGCCGAGGCGAATTATCTCGAAGTCGATCCACCGACCAAGAAGGTTCTGAACGACGGCTCCGACTTCCGTACCGTGAATCCGATCGGCCTGGTGCCGACGCTGCGCACCGATGAGGGTGTGGTGCTGACCGAGAACGCGGCGATCCTGCAATATGTCGCCGACCGCTTTCCGCAATCCGGCATCGGCACCGCACCCGGCATCGATCGCACCCGGCTGCATCAATGGCTCTGCTTCATCGGCACCGAACTGCACAAGGGCCTGTTCGTGCCCGTGCTCGACCGCAAGGCGCCGCAGGAGGCCAAGGCCTACGTGCTGGAGAAGAACCTGTCGCGGCTCGACTATCTCGACAACTACCTGAAGGGCCGCGACTTCCTGCTCGATCATTTCAGCGTTGCCGACGCCTATCTGGTCACGGTCATCAACTGGACCATGGCGACGCCGCCGATCGAGCTCGCCAAATGGCCGAACGTGAAAGCCTATTACGAGCGCCTGCGTCAACGTCCCTCGATCGCGAAGGCGATCGCGGAGGAGTTCGAATTGTACAAGGCCGAGCAGGCGCGGAAGAAGGCAGCGGCGTAGGCCAAAACCATATTTCACATACCAGCGACGCCGTCCCGGTTGGGCCGGGACGGTGTCGTAGTTCTGAGCAATTCAGCTACTTCGGCGCATGCAGCACGATCCCATAGCGACCGTATATCCGATCGATCGTGCCGTCGTTCCGCAGCCGTTCCAGGGCTCCGTCGATGACGTCGCGCAACGCATCATCCGGGCGGACCATGCCGACGGCGACATTCCAGTTGAGTTCCGCCACGCTCTCGTCGCGATCCAGGATCCGAAGTGCCTTGTCCGGATGCGTCAGATTGAAATAGCTCGCCGCAGTGGGCGTGACCGCGGCGGCATCGATCTCATGGTTCGACACGGCGTCGAGACTGTCGCTCTCGAAGCCGAAGGTCGATGTGGGCACCTGCCGTTGACCGATGATCATGGCTGCGACAGATCCGACCTGCACCCCCACCTTGGTAGACTGGTTGAGGCTCTTGAACGAGGTGAGCGCGCTGGACGACGGCACCGCGAGCGCGACGCCCGTGCGATAGTACGGTTTCGAGATCCTCAAGCGGGTTTCGCCCTGCGCTTCGCGGTCGGCGATGACGTCCAGAACAATGTCACAGCCGGCGCTGCGCATTTGGTACTGCGTGATGATCCAGTCGAGGCGCAGCGAGACACCGAGCTCGCGTGCCAGCGCCTGTCCCAACTCGACCTGAAAGCCGGGCGGATCGCCGGCCTTGCGCGCAAAGGGAAGCGAGTTGGGATGCGCACATAGCCCGATCACGCCACTCGAGCGGATCGCCTCCAGGGTTCGCGCCTGCGCCGGTCCCGCTAGCCCGATGGCGGCACCGACGATGACCGGGACGATTGCCTTCATTCCGCGTCCTCATTTGGATGGATCGGGTCTCGGCGGTTCAACCCTCGCGCGGTTTCAAGGCGCGGATATACTTGATGATCTGGTCGATCTGGGCGTCGGTGAAGGCACCATTGAATGCCGGCATCGCGCCTTGTTTACCCTGCTTGATGCGGTTGCGTATGAAGTCGTCGTCGCGCGGCGAATTCATCAGTTGCGGCCCCTTGCCGGCAGCCCGGCCGCCGTCGGAGTGACAGAAGCCGCAAGTCCCCGCGAACACCTGCTCGACGTCGAGCGTCGCGTCGTCGGGCGCAGGCGTGGCCGATTGTGCTCGAGCCACCACCGCGCACAGCAACGAGGCGCCCAGCACCGCCACAATGGTCTTCAAATGCAGCTTCAACACGTCCGCTCCATTCCTGAATCGCGTGCGGCTGATTCAACCGACCAAGGAGCGGGCTTGCGCCCGCTCCTCGGCAGATCGTTTGCGGCAGGCTATTTCAGGCTGAAGACGACGAGGGCACCGTCGTCACGCGGCATGCTCTTGTAGACGCCGCCGAAGTTCGGCCCATATTCGTCCGCCAGCATACCGCCAAAGCCTGCAGTCACGGCGATATATTGCTTGCCGCCGACTGAGTAGCTGACGATGCCGCCCTGGTGGCCGGTGCCGTTGTTGTGATTCCACAGCTCGGCTCCGGTTTCGGCATCGTAGGCGTGGAGGACGCCGCGGGAATCGGGCACGAACACCAGATTACCCGCTGTCGACAGCACGCTCCCAAGCGGCGGCTCGGGATAGCGAACCTCCCATTTCTTCGCTCCCGTGATGGGATCGCGCGCGTCGAGGTGTCCATAGATCTCGCCGCCCGGAGGAGGCGCCATCTTGAAGTCGGCGCCGATGTTGAGCTGGGCCTGGGGCGCGGTGACCGGCGTCGTCTTCTGGATATCCAGCGTCATGCACCATTCCTGGCCGATCTTGTAGTAGAGACCGGTCTTCGGGTTGTACGAGCCGGAATTCCAGCTAATGCCGCCACCGATGAACGGACACAGCGGTGGTTCGGTGACTTTCCCGACCGGGAAATCGCGACGGCCGATCAGCGCACCTGTCTTGTCGATATCCTTGACGAAATTGATGTTCTCAACCAGTCGCCAGACGTTCTTCACGCCAAGATTGCGGTCGTAGACGAAGACGAAACCGCCCTTGTTCGGATGAACAACGTATTTCTGGCCGTCGCGTTCGAGCATCACGAACTCGCCGACGGCGCTGTCGAAGTCCCACGCGTCATGCGGCAGTTCCTGATGATAGAATTTCAGCTTGCCGGTATCGATATCGAGA
The DNA window shown above is from Bradyrhizobium sp. CB1650 and carries:
- a CDS encoding transporter substrate-binding domain-containing protein, which gives rise to MKAIVPVIVGAAIGLAGPAQARTLEAIRSSGVIGLCAHPNSLPFARKAGDPPGFQVELGQALARELGVSLRLDWIITQYQMRSAGCDIVLDVIADREAQGETRLRISKPYYRTGVALAVPSSSALTSFKSLNQSTKVGVQVGSVAAMIIGQRQVPTSTFGFESDSLDAVSNHEIDAAAVTPTAASYFNLTHPDKALRILDRDESVAELNWNVAVGMVRPDDALRDVIDGALERLRNDGTIDRIYGRYGIVLHAPK
- a CDS encoding TetR/AcrR family transcriptional regulator, which encodes MVQKSKSSTAAPEQPKRRGRPRAYEPDVALGKALDLFRKQGFAATSLDDLSEATGMNRPSLYGAFGDKRELYIKSYQRYREEARASMVAIFRQEMPLRQRLERIFASALNIYLSGDTGPRGCFTVVTAASEAVGDPEIRAMVLDGLTELDKAFANCFRRAKEKGELPETADPATLAQLASATVHSIAIRSRARVPRKELEAIVNGAIDVMVGGKS
- a CDS encoding cytochrome c, whose translation is MLKLHLKTIVAVLGASLLCAVVARAQSATPAPDDATLDVEQVFAGTCGFCHSDGGRAAGKGPQLMNSPRDDDFIRNRIKQGKQGAMPAFNGAFTDAQIDQIIKYIRALKPREG
- a CDS encoding glutathione binding-like protein, yielding MDLYFSPLACSMATRVALYEAGAEANYLEVDPPTKKVLNDGSDFRTVNPIGLVPTLRTDEGVVLTENAAILQYVADRFPQSGIGTAPGIDRTRLHQWLCFIGTELHKGLFVPVLDRKAPQEAKAYVLEKNLSRLDYLDNYLKGRDFLLDHFSVADAYLVTVINWTMATPPIELAKWPNVKAYYERLRQRPSIAKAIAEEFELYKAEQARKKAAA